The following proteins are encoded in a genomic region of Oryctolagus cuniculus chromosome 6, mOryCun1.1, whole genome shotgun sequence:
- the LOC127488914 gene encoding olfactory receptor 2G6, with the protein MSLGYSSFCKLKLWKMEEANNSSGNGFLLLGFSDQPQLERCLFIIILHFYIFNILGNTAIILVSCVDAKLHTPMYFFLSNLSCVDICFTTSVAPQLLVTMSKKDKSMSYGGCVAQLYVAMGLGSSECILLAVMAYDRYVAVCRPLHYATIMHPKLCVALASTAWLSGLVTSLIQCSLTVQLPLCGHRKLDHIFCEVPVLIKLACVDTTFNEGELFVASVVFLIVPVSLILVSYGFITQAVLRIKSAAGRKKAFGTCSSHLIVVIIFYGTIIFMYLQPAKSSSKNQGKFVSLFYTIVTPLLNPIIYTLRNKDVKGALRAMVIGHALGSKRL; encoded by the coding sequence ATGTCCCTAGGTTATTCATCCTTTTGTAAGCTCAAGCTGTGGAAGATGGAGGAAGCCAACAACAGCTCTGGAAATGGCTTTCTACTTCTGGGGTTTTCAGATCAGCCCCAGCTGGAAAGGTGCCTTTTCATCATCATTTTGCACTTTTACATCTTTAATATTCTGGGGAACACAGCCATCATATTGGTGTCTTGTGTGGATGCCAAACTCCACACACCAATGTACTTCTTCCTCAGCAACCTCTCCTGTGTGGACATCTGTTTCACCACAAGTGTTGCCCCACAGCTGCTGGTTACTATGAGTAAGAAAGACAAGAGCATGAGCTATGGAGGATGTGTGGCTCAGCTCTATGTGGCTATGGGGTTGGGTTCCTCTGAGTGCATTCTCCTGGCGGTCATGGCTTACGACCGCTATGTTGCAGTCTGCCGGCCACTGCACTACGCCACCATCATGCACCCCAAGCTCTGTGTTGCCTTGGCCAGCACAGCATGGCTCAGTGGACTGGTCACCTCTCTCATTCAGTGCTCCCTCACTGTGCAGCTGCCCCTCTGTGGTCATCGGAAACTGGACCACATTTTCTGTGAGGTGCCAGTGCTCATCAAACTGGCCTGTGTGGACACAACTTTCAATGAGGGAGAACTCTTTGTGGCCAGTGTAGTGTTTCTGATTGTCCCTGTGTCACTCATCTTAGTCTCCTATGGCTTCATAACCCAGGCTGTTCTGAGGATCAAATCAGCTGCAGGGCGCAAAAAGGCCTTCGGGACCTGCTCCTCTCACCTGATTGTTGTCATCATTTTCTATGGGACCATCATTTTCATGTACCTGCAACCAGCCAAAAGCAGCTCCAAAAACCAGGGAaagtttgtttctcttttctacaCCATAgtcactccacttctgaatccTATTATCTATACTCTGAGAAACAAAGATGTGAAAGGAGCCTTGAGGGCAATGGTAATAGGACATGCTTTGGGGTCAAAAAGGTTATGA
- the LOC127488917 gene encoding olfactory receptor 14C36-like: MANSTVVTVFLLEGFADTREIQILLTMLFLLTYLGTLLGNLLIVTVTTVDWSLHTPMYFFLRNLSILDMCYISVTVPNACVNSLTDNRAISVAGCATQIFLVIYCAYVEVLFLTTMAWDRYVAICQPLHYSTTVNDQFCVQMTLASLLSGLIYADVHTGYTFQLPFCESHVVRQFFCDIPSLLSLSCSDTFSSELLLLLSVVLVVGGCFIFITMSYVRIFSTVLKFPAREQGKASSTCVPHILVVFVFLSSGACVYLRPSVTSEMVQGTILSVFYTVVPPFLNPVIYSLRNQQIKGAIRKRILRKFYFRKL, from the coding sequence ATGGCCAATTCCACTGTGGTGACTGTGTTTCTCCTTGAGGGCTTTGCTGACACACGAGAGATTCAGATCCTGCTCACCATGTTATTCCTACTAACATACTTGGGCACCCTGCTGGGGAACCTGCTCATTGTCACCGTCACCACTGTGGACTGGAGCCttcacacccccatgtacttcttcctcaggAACCTCTCCATCTTGGACATGTGTTACATTTCTGTCACTGTCCCCAATGCCTGTGTCAACTCCCTCACTGACAACAGGGCCATTTCAGTGGCTGGGTGTGCAACTCAGATATTCTTGGTCATCTACTGTGCATATGTGGAGGTGCTGTTTCTCACCACCATGGCCTGggaccgctatgtggccatctgccaGCCTCTTCACTACTCCACTACCGTGAATGACCAATTCTGTGTACAGATGACCCTGGCTTCCCTACTCAGTGGCCTCATCTATGCAGACGTGCACACTGGCTACACGTTCCAGCTGCCCTTCTGTGAGTCCCACGTGGTCCGTCAGTTCTTCTGTGACATCCCCTCTCTGCTCAGCCTCTCCTGCTCTGACACCTTCAGCAGTGAGCTCTTACTCTTGCTCTCTGTCGTGCTGGTTGTTGGTGGCTGCTTCATCTTCATCACCATGTCATATGTTCGTATATTCTCCACCGTGCTCAAGTTTCCAGCCCGAGAGCAAGGAAAGGCCTCTTCCACCTGTGTCCCACACATCCTTGTGGTGTTTGTCTTCCTGAGCTCTGGCGCCTGTGTATATCTGAGGCCCTCTGTGACCTCTGAAATGGTTCAGGGCACAATTCTTTCCGTATTCTACACTGTTGTTCCTCCATTCTTGAATCCTGTCATCTACAGTCTTAGAAACCAACAGATAAAGGGAGCTATAAGGAAAAGAATACTACGgaagttttattttagaaaattatag
- the LOC127488930 gene encoding olfactory receptor 14I1-like has protein sequence MDNLTDVAEFLLMGFSEVWALQILHAGLFLLLYLAALVGNLLIVTVITLDHYLHTPMYFFLKNLSFLDLCYISVTVPKSVHSSLMHSSSISYLGCMAQVYFFFAFASAELAFLTVMSYDRYLAICRPLQYGAVMTAGKCCQMAATAWLSCFSYAAVHTGNMFQEPISRSNSIHQFFCDIPHVLALVSCEVFFAEFVALALSSFLVMGCFGLMITSYFHIFSTVLRIPSGEGRAKAFSTCSPQLAVTVLFLSTGLFAALGPVAKSSSFQDLGIALAYTVLPPVLNPIIYSFRNKEIKTALWRQFWKIHPLP, from the coding sequence ATGGACAATCTCACGGATGTGGCAGAATTCCTGCTCATGGGCTTTTCTGAAGTCTGGGCCCTACAGATTCTGCACGCGGGGCTGTTTCTGCTGCTTTATCTGGCAGCACTGGTGGGGAACCTACTCATTGTGACAGTCATCACGCTGGATCACTATCTGCAcacgcccatgtacttcttcctgaaGAACCTCTCCTTTCTGGATTTGTGCTACATCTCAGTCACCGTGCCCAAGTCTGTCCACAGCTCCCTGATGCATAGCAGCTCCATCTCTTATCTTGGCTGCATGGCtcaagtctattttttctttgcctttgcctctgctgAGCTGGCCTTTCTCACTGTCATGTCCTATGACCGCTACCTTGCCATTTGCCGCCCCCTCCAGTATGGAGCTGTGATGACGGCAGGGAAATGCTGCCAGATGGCAGCGACTGCCTGGCTCAGCTGCTTTTCCTATGCAGCAGTGCACACTGGAAACATGTTTCAGGAGCCTATTTCCAGATCCAACAGCATCCACCAGTTCTTCTGTGACATCCCTCACGTGCTGGCCCTGGTGTCCTGTGAGGTTTTCTTTGCAGAGTTTGTTGCACTAGCTCTCAGCTCGTTCTTGGTGATGGGCTGCTTTGGTCTCATGATCACCTCTTACTTCCACATCTTCTCCACGGTGCTCAGAATCCCTTCAGGAGAGGGTCGAGCAAAAGCCTTCTCCacttgctccccacagctggctGTCACCGTGCTCTTCCTCAGCACCGGGCTCTTTGCTGCCTTAGGGCCAGTTGCCAAATCTTCATcctttcaagacctgggaattGCTCTGGCATACACAGTTCTGCCTCCTGTTCTGAATCCCATCATATACAGTTTCAGAAATAAGGAGATAAAAACAGCACTGTGGCGGCAATTTTGGAAGATACACCCTCTGCCATAG